The DNA region TCTCCTTCGGGCACCTCTACGGAGAGCACCCAAACGTCATGCCGGTCTTGGATTCCGACCCAGACGGGCGGTGGTTCGTCATGCCGCTCGCGAACGGCAGCGCAGCCAGCCATGCGGAACGTCTTAGGCGTGAAAGAGGAGCCCTCCGGGACCTCGTCACAGCTGTCTGCGAAGGGCTGCGCCGCCCACACACCGACGACAGAATCCACCGCGATATAAAGCCAGCCAACGTCCTGCTCCTCGACGGCGAATGGGTCGTAGCAGACTGGGGACTAGGCCGGCAGCCCCGAGGGGAAACCAGCATTCCGCGCCAAACTCGGACTGGCACCGGCTTCGGCTCCGAGGGATTCGCCGCGCCGGAGCTGTCGTCAGGAAACCCCCACAAAGTGACGGTCGCCGCCGACATCTACAGCATCGGGCGGCTCATCGCAGCCATCCTGACCGGGGAGCGACCGGA from Micromonospora sp. NBC_01739 includes:
- a CDS encoding serine/threonine-protein kinase → MLRAQRGGPYRDHVIEAARALLASDTITDTNRAAAPWAAVRWLKRGTKSDYDRDQEPLAEGGQGAVYSGMHKYTRTSIALKQLRYADEDALRRMLREISFGHLYGEHPNVMPVLDSDPDGRWFVMPLANGSAASHAERLRRERGALRDLVTAVCEGLRRPHTDDRIHRDIKPANVLLLDGEWVVADWGLGRQPRGETSIPRQTRTGTGFGSEGFAAPELSSGNPHKVTVAADIYSIGRLIAAILTGERPEQNLPLMPRSGPWVAVVVEATRHKPTDRPQDVDEFLRLLKDIP